In Mastacembelus armatus chromosome 5, fMasArm1.2, whole genome shotgun sequence, a single genomic region encodes these proteins:
- the fblim1 gene encoding filamin-binding LIM protein 1 isoform X1, which translates to MSQAVMASAAPPKRMVSSVFITLASPHRATVTQQQHTLQAHSAPARDKQHTAVRVNPTDSIHAPRHKKEDHSPSESHSSIDSKDRTHAGASARASGPQCPIAAQPEPSRAKLQEDGRGTSELFPPLPPAAALPSSLGTLLSEESALPPPPPVQTSPSRPLTPGQQPVYGREVETRTPSSGLNQDEQSHEISKNGQDTNRGSKEVCGFCRKPVAFTEPAIDALNRTYHDSCFQCRSCHIPLAGKQYYNKAGIPLCEDCYQASLELCWACGEIITDHVIRALERAYHLSCFTCTTCKQQIGEQAFAQGEVGEVYCLQDYYRKYAPKCSTCNQLIIPKEDGTDSYTVECLGRSFHENCYRCEVCIIQLSPEPNEHGCYPLDGKMLCKSCHLTLVSGQH; encoded by the exons ATGTCTCAGGCAGTCATGGCATCAGCAGCTCCACCAAAAAGGATGGTGTCCTCTGTCTTCATCACTCTGGCGTCTCCTCACCGAGCCACtgtgacacagcagcagcacacccTCCAAGCTCACAGCGCCCCGGCGAGAGACAAGCAACACACCGCTGTACGAGTCAACCCAACTGACAGCATCCACGCCCCCAGACATAAGAAAGAGGATCACTCGCCGTCTGAGTCCCACAGCAGCATAGACAGCAAAGACCGGACTCATGCAGGGGCCTCGGCCCGAGCTTCAGGCCCTCAGTGCCCCATAGCTGCTCAACCAGAACCCAGCAGAGCAAAGCTGCAAGAAGATGGCAGAGGTACTTCAG AGctcttccctcctcttcctcctgctgctgcactgcCTTCATCTCTGGGAACACTGCTCTCTGAAGAATCAGCActtccaccacctcctcctgtcCAGACGTCGCCGTCCCGCCCTCTGACCCCAGGCCAGCAGCCAGTTTACGGCAGAGAG GTGGAAACAAGGACCCCATCTAGTGGGTTAAATCAAGATGAACAATCTCATGAGATCAGCAAAAATGGCCAAGACACAAACAGGGGGAGTAAAG AGGTGTGTGGCTTCTGTCGGAAACCCGTGGCTTTTACTGAACCCGCAATAGATGCCTTAAACAGGACCTACCATGACAGCTGCTTCCAGTGCAGATCCTGTCACATCCCCCTGGCTGGGAAACAGTACTACAACAAAGCAGGAATCCCGCTCTGTGAAGACTGCTATCAG gcCAGTCTGGAACTTTGTTGGGCATGCGGGGAGATTATTACAGATCATGTGATCCGTGCACTGGAGCGAGCATACCATCTTTCTTGTTTCACCTGTACAACCTGTAAGCAGCAAATTGGAGAGCAAGCTTTTGCTCAGGGAGAAGTTGGAGAAGTATATTGCCTCCAGGACTACTACAG AAAATATGCCCCAAAATGTAGCACCTGCAACCAGCTGATCATTCCCAAAGAAGATGGTACCGACAGCTACACCGTTGAATGTCTTGGCCGCTCCTTCCATGAAAACTGCTACAGATGTGAG GTCTGTATCATCCAGCTCTCTCCTGAACCAAACGAGCATGGCTGCTATCCTTTGGATGGAAAGATGCTGTGCAAATCCTGCCATCTGACCCTGGTTTCTGGCCAGCACTAA
- the fblim1 gene encoding filamin-binding LIM protein 1 isoform X2 has product MSQAVMASAAPPKRMVSSVFITLASPHRATVTQQQHTLQAHSAPARDKQHTAVRVNPTDSIHAPRHKKEDHSPSESHSSIDSKDRTHAGASARASGPQCPIAAQPEPSRAKLQEDGRELFPPLPPAAALPSSLGTLLSEESALPPPPPVQTSPSRPLTPGQQPVYGREVETRTPSSGLNQDEQSHEISKNGQDTNRGSKEVCGFCRKPVAFTEPAIDALNRTYHDSCFQCRSCHIPLAGKQYYNKAGIPLCEDCYQASLELCWACGEIITDHVIRALERAYHLSCFTCTTCKQQIGEQAFAQGEVGEVYCLQDYYRKYAPKCSTCNQLIIPKEDGTDSYTVECLGRSFHENCYRCEVCIIQLSPEPNEHGCYPLDGKMLCKSCHLTLVSGQH; this is encoded by the exons ATGTCTCAGGCAGTCATGGCATCAGCAGCTCCACCAAAAAGGATGGTGTCCTCTGTCTTCATCACTCTGGCGTCTCCTCACCGAGCCACtgtgacacagcagcagcacacccTCCAAGCTCACAGCGCCCCGGCGAGAGACAAGCAACACACCGCTGTACGAGTCAACCCAACTGACAGCATCCACGCCCCCAGACATAAGAAAGAGGATCACTCGCCGTCTGAGTCCCACAGCAGCATAGACAGCAAAGACCGGACTCATGCAGGGGCCTCGGCCCGAGCTTCAGGCCCTCAGTGCCCCATAGCTGCTCAACCAGAACCCAGCAGAGCAAAGCTGCAAGAAGATGGCAGAG AGctcttccctcctcttcctcctgctgctgcactgcCTTCATCTCTGGGAACACTGCTCTCTGAAGAATCAGCActtccaccacctcctcctgtcCAGACGTCGCCGTCCCGCCCTCTGACCCCAGGCCAGCAGCCAGTTTACGGCAGAGAG GTGGAAACAAGGACCCCATCTAGTGGGTTAAATCAAGATGAACAATCTCATGAGATCAGCAAAAATGGCCAAGACACAAACAGGGGGAGTAAAG AGGTGTGTGGCTTCTGTCGGAAACCCGTGGCTTTTACTGAACCCGCAATAGATGCCTTAAACAGGACCTACCATGACAGCTGCTTCCAGTGCAGATCCTGTCACATCCCCCTGGCTGGGAAACAGTACTACAACAAAGCAGGAATCCCGCTCTGTGAAGACTGCTATCAG gcCAGTCTGGAACTTTGTTGGGCATGCGGGGAGATTATTACAGATCATGTGATCCGTGCACTGGAGCGAGCATACCATCTTTCTTGTTTCACCTGTACAACCTGTAAGCAGCAAATTGGAGAGCAAGCTTTTGCTCAGGGAGAAGTTGGAGAAGTATATTGCCTCCAGGACTACTACAG AAAATATGCCCCAAAATGTAGCACCTGCAACCAGCTGATCATTCCCAAAGAAGATGGTACCGACAGCTACACCGTTGAATGTCTTGGCCGCTCCTTCCATGAAAACTGCTACAGATGTGAG GTCTGTATCATCCAGCTCTCTCCTGAACCAAACGAGCATGGCTGCTATCCTTTGGATGGAAAGATGCTGTGCAAATCCTGCCATCTGACCCTGGTTTCTGGCCAGCACTAA